A single region of the Caldilineales bacterium genome encodes:
- a CDS encoding VWA domain-containing protein has translation MSYTAEISRLNPTCFVFLIDQSASMIDPWGGDETRTKADGLAVILNKTLQNLVIECSKGDEVRGYFDVAVLGYGAKVGPAFLGALAGQEIAPIDQVAANPARVEERTRKVDDGLGGVIEHTVKFPIWFDPVADNGTPMCEALRQAEALVRGWVGSHPTAFPPVVINLTDGEATDGDPLLPAESLRNVTTADGNVLLLNVHLSSHKHQQPFSFPETADNLPDQYARQLFAMSSSLPPAMQARAREFGYPVAELSRGFFYQADPVGVIEFLQVGTRPSNLR, from the coding sequence ATGTCCTACACCGCCGAGATCAGCCGCCTCAACCCCACCTGTTTCGTCTTCCTCATCGACCAATCGGCCTCGATGATCGACCCCTGGGGCGGCGACGAAACCCGCACCAAAGCCGACGGCCTGGCCGTCATCCTCAACAAAACGCTACAAAACCTGGTCATCGAATGCTCGAAAGGCGACGAAGTGCGCGGCTACTTCGATGTCGCCGTCCTCGGCTACGGCGCCAAAGTTGGCCCCGCCTTCCTCGGCGCCCTGGCCGGCCAGGAAATCGCCCCCATCGACCAGGTGGCCGCCAACCCCGCCCGTGTAGAGGAACGCACCCGCAAGGTGGATGATGGGCTGGGCGGCGTCATCGAGCACACCGTCAAATTCCCCATCTGGTTCGACCCCGTAGCCGACAACGGCACGCCCATGTGCGAGGCCCTGCGCCAGGCCGAAGCCCTGGTGCGCGGGTGGGTGGGCAGTCACCCCACCGCCTTCCCCCCGGTGGTGATCAACCTCACCGACGGCGAAGCAACCGACGGCGACCCTCTCCTCCCCGCCGAAAGCCTGCGGAATGTGACCACCGCCGACGGCAATGTGCTGTTGCTCAACGTCCACCTTTCCTCGCACAAGCACCAACAGCCTTTCAGCTTTCCCGAGACGGCCGACAACCTCCCCGACCAGTACGCCCGCCAGCTCTTCGCCATGTCTAGCAGCCTGCCGCCGGCCATGCAGGCGCGGGCGCGCGAGTTTGGCTACCCGGTCGCTGAACTGAGCCGGGGCTTCTTCTACCAGGCCGACCCTGTGGGCGTGATCGAATTCCTGCAGGTGGGCACCCGGCCCAGCAATCTGCGCTGA